CCAACAGTTCCCATGACAACCATCAGCACACGCCAAGAAATGTAATACTTCATTAACAGCCCTAAAGGAACACCTCCTACTAAAACTCCAAAAGTAGAAAAAAATTGACCAATCCCTGAAAGAGTTCCAAACTTTTTTGTGAGGAAACCAACGTGCTGCAACTATCAACATTGCAATAAATGTAAAAGGCGCACCGATCATAAGAAAAACTTTTGCGGCTATCGAAAAAATCGGCTCAGCACTCCAACCCATAAAAAACATTCCCACTGCAGAGCATCAGATAGCAATAGGAAGAAGAATTCTAGAATTAATGTGATCAAATAGAATTCCAACAGGAATTTGAGCAAGAAAAAACACATAGACAGCTACAGTTGTCATTAATCCAAAAAGATCGTGAGGCAGTTGCAATTCTTTGACTTGATGATACTTTGCCACCTGAGGAGCAGCTCGCATAAACTGATCATAGGCAAGAAAACAAACGACTAAAATAAAAGTGAAGACTCCATGAATCCGCATCTCCTTCTGCATGAGATTATCTATACAGATTCTTACAAAAGAAAGGAAGAATGCTCCTGAATAAAAGAATCAAAAGAAGTAATTAGTGGAGCTGGAAGTGCCTCGAGGGGAAACCATTCCCACCCTAAACACTTTTGAGGTTCTCGACATTCAACTTCTCCCTCAAATTCAGAAATGAGAACAAAGAGAGTAATATAATGTTGATTTTTGGGAGCAATAAGATTGTTTGTGTAAGGACCGCGGATCAAAGTCTTTGCGACGAGCCCCGTTTCCTCCAAAAGTTCACGCGATGCACACTCCTCAACCGACTCCCCATACTCGAGATGTCCACCTGGAGGAGCCCAGGTGGCATCACCAATTACACCCTTGCGCTTTCCAAGAAGAATTTCTCCCTCTCGGACCGCAACAGCTGCCAGACCCACATGTGGGCGTTTAGCTATTTCTTCTTCCAGCGAAGCCAAAGACCACCTAAAGTTGAAGCCAACAGAAGCTTCACTCCCGCTAGAGGAAGAAAAGGAACAAGACCCGCCATTAAGCTTTCTTTAACTGAAAGCAAGCGCGTCAAAACTCCCACCCCTAGGGTGTAGATAATCACCTGACCAACTAAAACGCTGAAAAGAACCCAAAGAGAATTTGGCTTTTCCTTTACAGAGATCAGTTTCCCTATTACAAATGCAGCAATTGGGAACGCCAAAAGGTATCCTGCCGATGGGAGTGTAAACCACATTGCGTTAGAAGCTCCTCCAGAAAGCACTGGAAGTCCAAGAGAAATCAGCGCAAGATATAGAAGAGCAGAATAGGAAGCAATTCTTCCACCTTGCATCGTTGCAAGCGTGAAGACTCCTAGGGTTTGCATCGTCATTGGAATAGGATAAAGAGGAATTGAAACTTGAGCACAAGCCGCGAGGAATAAGCCTCCGACTAACACCTGTGCTGCTGTCCAAACCCTAGACTTAGCTTTTTCCGAAAAAGCCGGCTTTGATTCAATAAAAACTTTCATATTCACACCTCCAAAAAAGGTTTTATGGAATCATTATCGGTCATTTAATGTTTTTGAGCAATAGATCCGACCAGATCGTAGTCCAAAGCCTCGGTAATTTTAACTTGATACAATTTTCCAAAAGCATCTACTCCGGTGATATCATTAATGATTACTTCTCCATCGATTTCAGGGCATTGCCCACGATGACGCCCGACCATGAGAAGGGAGGATTCAGGATGATAACCTTCGATGACTACTTCTAACGTCTGACCAATTTTTTTATTGAGAAGCTGGCGAGAAACTTTTTTCTGAGCCTTTGCCAAGTGTTTTTGGCGCTTTGCTTTTACTTCATTAGGAATTTGATTTGAAAGACTTGCTGCATGACTCCCAGGTTCCTTTGAATACTGAAAAATACCCACATTATCTATCGGATGCTCTTCAACAAACTTCAAAAGTTCCTCAAACTGTTTTTCGGTCTCTCCAGGAAAACCAACGATTAAACTCGTCCGGATCGTAATCTCTGGAATCTCCAGGCGGAGAAGTTCTAATGAACGGATGATTGCTTCTTTTGATGTTGCCCGATGCATAGACTTGAGCATCTCATCGTTAACATGCTGAATGGGCATATCGAGATATGGGCAAATCCGAGAATCGCTCTTCATCAATTGAATCAGTGGATGGGTGATTTCATCGGGATATAGATATAAAAGGCGCAACCAAAAATCGCCTTTCTCTTGCAAAAGAGTTTCCAAAACCTTGATTAATCCGTCTGAACGTTTGTATCCCTGATCTTTTCCCCAGTCCCCTAAATCTTGAGCAATAAGAATAATCTCAAAGACACCTTGAGCTCGAAGGGTGCGGAACTCTTTGACGATCTGCTCAAGAGCCTTACTTCGGAGAGGCCCCTTAATTTTAGGGATAATGCAATAAGCACAT
The window above is part of the Candidatus Neptunochlamydia sp. REUL1 genome. Proteins encoded here:
- a CDS encoding nucleotide triphosphate diphosphatase NUDT15, whose translation is MAKRPHVGLAAVAVREGEILLGKRKGVIGDATWAPPGGHLEYGESVEECASRELLEETGLVAKTLIRGPYTNNLIAPKNQHYITLFVLISEFEGEVECREPQKCLGWEWFPLEALPAPLITSFDSFIQEHSSFLL
- a CDS encoding biotin transporter BioY — encoded protein: MKVFIESKPAFSEKAKSRVWTAAQVLVGGLFLAACAQVSIPLYPIPMTMQTLGVFTLATMQGGRIASYSALLYLALISLGLPVLSGGASNAMWFTLPSAGYLLAFPIAAFVIGKLISVKEKPNSLWVLFSVLVGQVIIYTLGVGVLTRLLSVKESLMAGLVPFLPLAGVKLLLASTLGGLWLRWKKK
- the rimO gene encoding 30S ribosomal protein S12 methylthiotransferase RimO produces the protein MLKMYPSETPTKEVKEESPPTFQHGGNKLLFISLGCPRNRVDTEVMLGILLKAGYEPTDGIEDADYIIINTCGFLESAREESLATIGEMYEERKEGAKIIVTGCMVQTHDQEIKKHFPDIDYLLGSGDVEGILRAIESKTQGSRITTARSYLEAGEVPRQVSTPSHYAYLKIAEGCKKRCAYCIIPKIKGPLRSKALEQIVKEFRTLRAQGVFEIILIAQDLGDWGKDQGYKRSDGLIKVLETLLQEKGDFWLRLLYLYPDEITHPLIQLMKSDSRICPYLDMPIQHVNDEMLKSMHRATSKEAIIRSLELLRLEIPEITIRTSLIVGFPGETEKQFEELLKFVEEHPIDNVGIFQYSKEPGSHAASLSNQIPNEVKAKRQKHLAKAQKKVSRQLLNKKIGQTLEVVIEGYHPESSLLMVGRHRGQCPEIDGEVIINDITGVDAFGKLYQVKITEALDYDLVGSIAQKH